Proteins encoded within one genomic window of Anopheles gambiae chromosome 3, idAnoGambNW_F1_1, whole genome shotgun sequence:
- the LOC1275300 gene encoding ORM1-like protein gives MLAGGNGDPNPNASWLDSRGLWLAYVLGITIFHIVLLAIPFVQIPYAWTITNIAHNLAHLYFLHCIKGAPWMSIDAGENRKYTHWEQINSGEQLTTTRKFLTAAPIVLFLLTCLYTRNDIDHFIVNFISLVVVLVPKLPQFHGVRLFGINKY, from the exons ATGCTTGCCGGTGGTAATGGCGATCCGAATCCAAACGCATCCTGGCTCGATTCCCGTGGTTTGTGGCTTGCATACGTGCTAGGCATCACCATCTTCCACATTGTTCTGCTGGCCATACCGTTTGTGCAGATCCCGTACGCGTGGACAATTACGAACATCGCACACAATCTG GCCCATTTGTACTTCCTGCATTGCATAAAGGGCGCCCCATGGATGAGCATCGATGCGGGTGAGAATCGCAAGTACACGCACTGGGAGCAGATCAACAGTGGCGAACAGTTAACGACGACGAGAAAATTCCTGACCGCAGCTCCAATCGTTTT GTTCCTGCTGACGTGTCTTTACACGCGCAACGATATCGATCATTTTATTGTCAACTTTATTTCGCTCGTCGTGGTACTCGTACCGAAGTTGCCCCAATTCCATGGCGTACGCCTGTTTGGTATAAACAAATACTAA